In Rhodanobacter humi, the following are encoded in one genomic region:
- a CDS encoding short-chain fatty acid transporter, which produces MARLALRSAAWSERWYPDAWVFAALGVVIVALAALAFGSTPVATMNAFGDGFWSLIPFTMQMAFVVIGGYVVATAPVVARFIDLLARVPKSGRGAICYVALVSMLASLLSWGFSLVFGGLLVRALARRTDLRMDYRAAGAAAYLGLGAIWAMGLSSSAAQLQANPASMPPGLLAITGVLPFTSTLFLWQSLALTACLIVASLLVCWFTAPTERNARTAEDFGVTEAAAVPELPPRTRPGEWLEYSPLLSVLIGLLGLGWLAHEFATKEAVSAIANLNTYNFLFLTVGLLLHWRPRSFLDAVARAVPSTAGVLIQFPLYGGIAFLLTHAQGADGATLAHRLSQLFVHVASTDSFPAVMGAYSAILGFFVPSGGGKWLVEAPYVMQAANDLHVHLGWAVQVYNAAEALPNLINPFWMLPLLGVLGLKARDVVGYTFVQLLVHVPLVLGLLWLLGLTLTYVAPVMP; this is translated from the coding sequence ATGGCACGCCTGGCGCTACGCAGCGCGGCGTGGTCGGAGCGCTGGTATCCCGACGCCTGGGTGTTCGCCGCGTTGGGCGTCGTGATCGTGGCGCTCGCCGCGCTGGCCTTCGGCTCGACGCCGGTGGCCACGATGAATGCGTTCGGCGACGGCTTCTGGAGCCTGATCCCGTTCACCATGCAGATGGCCTTCGTGGTGATCGGCGGCTACGTGGTGGCCACCGCGCCGGTGGTGGCGCGCTTCATCGACCTGCTGGCGCGGGTGCCGAAGAGCGGTCGCGGCGCGATCTGCTACGTGGCGCTGGTGAGCATGCTGGCCTCGCTGCTGTCGTGGGGCTTCTCGCTGGTATTCGGCGGCCTGCTGGTGCGCGCGCTGGCGCGGCGCACCGACCTGCGCATGGATTACCGCGCGGCCGGCGCGGCGGCCTACCTCGGCCTGGGCGCGATCTGGGCGATGGGCCTGTCGTCCTCCGCCGCGCAGTTGCAGGCGAACCCGGCCAGCATGCCTCCGGGCCTCTTGGCGATCACCGGCGTGCTGCCGTTCACCAGCACCCTCTTTCTGTGGCAATCGCTGGCGCTCACCGCCTGCCTGATCGTGGCCTCGCTGCTGGTGTGCTGGTTCACCGCGCCAACGGAACGGAACGCGCGCACCGCGGAGGATTTCGGCGTCACCGAAGCCGCCGCCGTGCCGGAACTGCCGCCGCGCACGCGCCCCGGCGAGTGGCTGGAATACAGCCCGCTGCTGTCGGTGCTGATCGGCCTGCTGGGCCTGGGCTGGCTCGCGCATGAATTCGCCACCAAGGAAGCGGTGAGCGCGATCGCCAATCTCAACACCTACAACTTCCTGTTCCTCACCGTGGGTCTGCTGCTGCACTGGCGTCCGCGCAGCTTCCTCGACGCGGTGGCGCGCGCGGTGCCGAGCACCGCGGGCGTGCTGATCCAGTTTCCGCTGTACGGCGGCATCGCCTTCCTGCTCACCCACGCGCAGGGTGCGGACGGCGCCACGCTGGCGCATCGCCTGTCGCAGCTCTTCGTGCACGTGGCCAGCACCGACAGCTTCCCCGCGGTGATGGGCGCGTACTCGGCGATACTCGGCTTCTTCGTGCCTTCCGGCGGCGGCAAGTGGCTGGTCGAGGCGCCCTACGTGATGCAGGCGGCGAACGACCTGCACGTGCACCTGGGCTGGGCGGTGCAGGTGTACAACGCTGCCGAGGCGCTGCCGAATCTCATCAACCCGTTCTGGATGCTGCCTCTGCTCGGCGTGCTGGGCCTGAAGGCGCGCGACGTGGTGGGCTACACCTTCGTGCAGCTGCTGGTGCACGTGCCGCTGGTGCTGGGGTTGTTGTGGCTGTTGGGCCTCACGCTGACTTACGTGGCGCCGGTGATGCCGTAG
- a CDS encoding ABC transporter permease, with the protein MKRFFINLGLLIALAVALAIWVRLQWPVVLALVVLGALWMAFTRHGRQAASVTGVGISTLRQRLGSSAVIVIGIAGVVGVLVALLAMGEGYSETLRKTGNVDTAIVMRGASASEVMSVLDHDSIVQIVQTPGIARDAKGQPLASPELVVAANLPMKGGSADDEGSVQLRGVGDEAWAVRPQVKIIEGRRFNPGMRELDVGKGAAQQFAGLVPGHQVRLGSQLWTVVGVFASGDAMDSEVWGDANVVSDTYRRGSSRASVVAKLANPQAFDAFKAALAANPQLKVDTDTTLAYYAKQSEGMSTVIRIMGITVGLIMAIGAMFGALNTMFAAVATRAREIATLRAIGFRGLPVVVAVMLETMLLALLGGVIGGALAWLVFNGYGASTLAAGTVGKLSFELAVTSALLWTGLKWALAIGFVGGLFPAVRAARLPVTTALREL; encoded by the coding sequence ATGAAAAGGTTTTTCATCAATCTTGGCCTGCTGATCGCGCTGGCCGTGGCGCTGGCGATCTGGGTGAGGCTGCAGTGGCCGGTCGTGCTGGCGCTGGTGGTGCTGGGTGCGCTGTGGATGGCGTTCACCCGCCACGGCCGGCAGGCCGCCTCGGTCACCGGCGTGGGCATCAGCACGCTGCGCCAGCGGCTGGGTTCGTCCGCGGTGATCGTGATCGGCATCGCCGGCGTGGTCGGCGTGCTGGTGGCGCTGCTGGCGATGGGCGAGGGCTACAGCGAGACGCTGCGCAAGACCGGCAACGTCGACACCGCCATCGTGATGCGCGGCGCCTCGGCCTCCGAGGTGATGTCGGTGCTCGACCACGACAGCATCGTGCAGATCGTGCAGACGCCGGGCATCGCGCGCGACGCCAAGGGCCAGCCGCTGGCCTCGCCGGAACTGGTGGTCGCCGCCAACCTGCCGATGAAGGGCGGCAGCGCCGACGACGAGGGCAGCGTGCAGCTGCGCGGCGTGGGCGACGAGGCCTGGGCGGTGCGGCCGCAGGTGAAGATCATCGAGGGACGCAGGTTCAATCCGGGCATGCGCGAGCTGGACGTGGGCAAGGGCGCGGCGCAGCAGTTCGCCGGCCTGGTGCCCGGCCACCAGGTGCGTCTGGGCAGCCAGCTGTGGACCGTGGTCGGCGTGTTCGCCTCCGGCGACGCGATGGATTCGGAAGTGTGGGGCGACGCCAACGTGGTGTCCGACACCTACCGCCGCGGCAGCAGCCGCGCCTCGGTCGTGGCGAAACTCGCGAACCCGCAGGCGTTCGACGCGTTCAAGGCCGCGCTGGCCGCGAACCCGCAGCTGAAGGTGGACACCGACACCACGCTTGCCTACTACGCGAAGCAGTCCGAGGGCATGAGCACGGTGATCCGCATCATGGGCATCACGGTGGGCCTGATCATGGCGATCGGCGCGATGTTCGGCGCGCTCAACACCATGTTCGCCGCGGTGGCCACGCGCGCCCGCGAGATCGCCACGCTGCGCGCGATCGGCTTCCGCGGTCTGCCGGTGGTGGTGGCGGTGATGCTGGAGACCATGTTGCTGGCCCTGCTCGGCGGCGTCATCGGCGGCGCGCTGGCCTGGCTGGTCTTCAACGGCTATGGCGCCTCCACCCTCGCCGCCGGCACGGTAGGCAAGCTCAGCTTCGAACTGGCGGTGACATCCGCGCTGCTGTGGACCGGCCTGAAGTGGGCGCTGGCGATCGGTTTCGTCGGCGGCCTGTTCCCCGCCGTGCGCGCCGCGCGCTTGCCGGTGACCACGGCGCTGCGCGAGCTTTGA
- a CDS encoding ABC transporter permease: MKYFHLIWAALFRRKTRTILTLVSIVAAFLLFGMLDAVRTSFDQAGQSANGAERLQTGSRLSFIQTLPQALETQIAKVPGVKMVTYANWFGGAYQDPHNQVFSFAVAPNYLDAYPEIEVDPAQRKAFDDTRTGALVGETLAQRFHWKVGDKIPLQSTIFPDKSGNKTWTFDIVGIMHAKDKKSAGFYDQMFLLHWKYFDETTPYNRGTVGWYVTRVADVNQADRVARAIDALSANSDHETRTQTEQAATANWMKQLADIGLIVGSIMGAVFFTLLLLSGNTMMQAVRERTSELAVLKTIGFSSRSVLAMVLAESVLLLLIGGVLGLGLAAVLIPGVSAHSGGMLNLPTVGAGSWVLGLVLMVLIGLLVGALPAVRAMRLNIVDALAGR, translated from the coding sequence ATGAAATACTTCCACCTCATCTGGGCCGCGCTGTTCCGGCGCAAGACCCGCACCATCCTCACCCTGGTGTCGATCGTCGCGGCGTTCCTGCTGTTCGGCATGCTGGACGCGGTGCGCACCTCGTTCGACCAGGCCGGGCAGAGCGCGAACGGCGCCGAGCGCCTGCAGACCGGCTCGAGACTCTCCTTCATCCAGACCTTGCCGCAGGCGCTGGAGACGCAGATCGCCAAGGTGCCGGGCGTGAAGATGGTGACCTACGCGAACTGGTTCGGTGGTGCCTACCAGGATCCGCACAACCAGGTCTTCAGCTTCGCGGTGGCGCCGAACTACCTGGATGCCTACCCCGAGATCGAGGTGGACCCGGCCCAGCGCAAGGCGTTCGACGACACGCGCACCGGCGCGCTGGTCGGCGAGACGCTGGCGCAGCGCTTCCACTGGAAGGTGGGCGACAAGATCCCGCTGCAGTCCACCATCTTCCCGGACAAGAGCGGCAACAAGACCTGGACCTTCGACATCGTCGGCATCATGCACGCGAAGGACAAGAAGTCCGCGGGCTTCTACGACCAGATGTTCCTGCTGCACTGGAAGTACTTCGACGAGACCACGCCGTACAACCGCGGCACCGTGGGCTGGTACGTCACCCGCGTGGCCGACGTGAACCAGGCCGACCGCGTGGCGCGGGCGATCGATGCGCTGTCGGCGAACTCCGATCACGAGACGCGCACGCAGACCGAGCAGGCCGCCACCGCGAACTGGATGAAGCAGCTGGCCGACATCGGCCTGATCGTGGGCTCGATCATGGGCGCGGTGTTCTTCACCCTGCTGCTGCTGTCGGGCAACACCATGATGCAGGCGGTGCGCGAGCGCACCTCGGAGCTGGCGGTGCTGAAGACGATCGGCTTCTCCAGCCGCAGCGTGCTGGCGATGGTGCTGGCCGAATCGGTGCTGCTGCTCTTGATCGGCGGCGTGCTCGGGCTGGGGTTGGCCGCCGTGCTGATCCCCGGCGTCAGCGCGCACAGCGGCGGCATGCTCAACCTGCCCACGGTGGGTGCCGGCAGCTGGGTGCTGGGCCTGGTACTGATGGTGCTGATCGGCCTGCTGGTGGGCGCGCTGCCGGCAGTGCGCGCGATGCGACTCAACATCGTCGATGCGCTGGCCGGGCGCTGA
- a CDS encoding ABC transporter ATP-binding protein, whose protein sequence is MDTLIQIRDLSKVYERGKQKVEVLHHINLDIAEGDFLALMGPSGSGKTTLLNLIGGLDSPTAGSIGVGGQRIDQLGGGALAKWRASNVGFVFQFYNLMPMLSAQRNVELPLLLTKLSGAQRKKNAAIALQLVGLADRASHKPSELSGGQQQRVAIARAIVSDPTLLVCDEPTGDLDRQSAEDVLGLLRTLNREHGKTIVMVTHDPKAAEYANHTLHLDKGTLVEQATA, encoded by the coding sequence ATGGACACACTGATCCAGATCCGCGACCTCTCCAAGGTCTACGAGCGCGGCAAGCAGAAGGTCGAGGTGCTGCACCACATCAACCTCGATATCGCCGAGGGCGATTTCCTCGCGTTGATGGGGCCGTCGGGCTCGGGCAAGACCACCTTGCTCAACCTGATCGGCGGCCTCGACTCGCCCACCGCCGGCAGCATCGGCGTGGGCGGCCAGCGCATCGACCAGCTCGGCGGCGGCGCGCTGGCGAAGTGGCGCGCGTCCAACGTGGGCTTCGTGTTCCAGTTCTACAACCTGATGCCGATGCTCTCCGCGCAGCGCAACGTGGAACTGCCGCTGCTGCTGACCAAACTCTCCGGTGCGCAGCGCAAGAAGAACGCGGCCATCGCGCTGCAACTGGTGGGGCTGGCGGACCGCGCCTCGCACAAGCCCAGCGAGCTGTCCGGCGGCCAGCAACAGCGCGTGGCGATCGCCCGCGCGATCGTCTCCGATCCCACCCTGCTGGTGTGCGACGAGCCCACCGGCGACCTCGACCGCCAGAGCGCCGAGGACGTGCTGGGCCTCTTGCGCACGCTCAACCGCGAGCACGGAAAGACCATCGTGATGGTTACCCACGACCCCAAGGCCGCCGAGTACGCGAACCACACCCTGCATCTGGACAAGGGCACCCTCGTCGAACAAGCGACGGCCTGA